The Natranaerovirga pectinivora DNA segment CAGCATCTATTGCCATCTGTTTTCCTGGCATAGCATCTAGTGTAAATCTCGCAGATACTTCAGCAACCCTCTCAGAACCTTTTGTTATTACTAAAAATTGAATAATAACAAGTATTATAAAAATAATTATACCTACAACTGGATTACCCCCACCAACAAACCCTCCAAAAGTCTCAATGATACTTCCAGCTTCACCATCTCTAAGAATTAATCTTGTTGATGATACATTTAAAGAGAGTCTATACATTGTAGCAAACAATAATATGGTTGGAAAGGAAGACATATTTAGTGCTTCTCTTGCAAAAAGTGCATTAAAAACAACTATAAGACCTAAAGATAGATTTATTGCTATAAGCAAATCTAGTATACCTGCAGGGAGCGGTATGATCATTAATACGACAGATAATATTATAAATAAACCAATTACTATATCTCCTATTTTCATAGTGCTTATGCCTCCCTGTTATTTGTTTGTTTTAAGCTATATACAAAGGCCAATACCTCTGCTACTGCTTGATATAATTCTTCTGGTATTGCATCTCCTATATCTACTGTATAATATAAGGTTCGTGCCAAAGGCTTGTTTTCAATAATTTCAATACCATTTTCTGTTGCTTTTTCTCTTATTTTTGCAGCTACAAAATCTGTTCCTTTTGCAATTACCAATGGTGCTGAAGATATTTCTGCATTGTACTGAATAGCAACGGCAAAATGTGTTGGATTTGTAATGATTACGTCTGCTTTAGGTAATTCTTGCATCATACGTCTCATTGATGCCTCTCTCATTTTTTGCCTAATCTTAGATTTAATTTCAGGATTACCTTCTGTCATCTTGTGTTCATCTTTTATTTCTTGCTTTGTCATTTTAAGTTCTTTTTCATGCTTTAGCTTTTGATAAATATAATCAGCTAAAGCAACAAAAATAAAAAACACGCCTACTTTAATTCCTATTTCTATAGCTAAACTACCTGTCCACACAATAATTTGATTCAGTGACATATCATATAGCACAAGCAGAGTTTTTTCTTTTCCACGAATTGTTGAATAAACAATTGCCAATATAAGACTAATCTTTAAAAGAGATTTTACCAACTCAAATAATGATCTTAAGGAGAAAATTTTTTTAAACCCTTGTATTGGATTTAACTTGCTAAATTTTGGTTTTAATGCTTTAGGTGTTATTTTAAACCCAACTTGTAAAAAGTTTAATCCTAGTCCTAATAACACTGCTATTAAAAAGATAGGTGCAACTAACCTAAGTATCAACCATAATGACTCTATCATTAATTTTGTTACAAAATCAATAGAAAAATTATTATTATTAATTAC contains these protein-coding regions:
- the flhB gene encoding flagellar biosynthesis protein FlhB, which gives rise to MRKFKKPILSYNLQFFADGPSGEKTEKPTSRKREKAREEGQVVKSIEVNTAFLLIALFAAINWIIPSISSNIIHFMNDIYLKFNVINNNNFSIDFVTKLMIESLWLILRLVAPIFLIAVLLGLGLNFLQVGFKITPKALKPKFSKLNPIQGFKKIFSLRSLFELVKSLLKISLILAIVYSTIRGKEKTLLVLYDMSLNQIIVWTGSLAIEIGIKVGVFFIFVALADYIYQKLKHEKELKMTKQEIKDEHKMTEGNPEIKSKIRQKMREASMRRMMQELPKADVIITNPTHFAVAIQYNAEISSAPLVIAKGTDFVAAKIREKATENGIEIIENKPLARTLYYTVDIGDAIPEELYQAVAEVLAFVYSLKQTNNREA